GGCCGGCTTTTCATTTTGGATCGAGGAAGGAATCAAATACAGCAAGAAACGGGTGGCCATGGTGACAACGGGTATGTACTTGTTCGAAGTATTCTACTCGCCTGGTGAAGGACCTGTGCCCTTCACATACTCTGCCGAAGCCTTCCCCCTGCATGTGCGTGAAGTGGGCATGTCCTGGGCTACCGCCACGACATGGTGTTTCAATTTCATCCTGTCATTCACGTGGCCCTCACTCCTACGCGCCTTTCAGCCGCAAGGGGCCTTTGGCTGGTACGCTGCATGGTGTTTGGTTGGATGGGTTcttgtgttgttgttcgtTCCGGAGACGAAATGTAAGTGATCCTTAGTCACACCGGCATTGGCCAATTACTAACGTATGATAGCTCTCACCCTGGAGGAATTGGATCAGGTGTTTTCAGTTCCGACTAGGAAGCATGCGATGTACCAACTTAGAAATACGGTCTGGCATTTTCGTGTCTGGGTTCTGCGGCAAAAGCTCGAGCCCTTGCCTAAACTGTACGAAGGAGCGGAGCATCTTTCAGAGGCGGGAGAGAAGTAGACCCCCGATCAGTGGAAATAGTTTAGACGGGTGCATATATGCTTCTTGACTTGTGAAACCGGTTGGGGTAGTGGGCTAGTAAAGCTGCAGGAGAAATTAATGCCGTGGTATTTTTTCTTGCTATCCGTTTATAGGTTCGTTCACCTTttaatgttgaccctaatgaAGTGGTAGTATATGGTGGTGTTATCAGTCTAGTGAATCTAGTCTTATCAATAAGTCGTGTGATTCCATGAacaaaatgagaagaagaagtagctCAAAGCTGATGTCACTTAGAGCGAACCCATTGCCGCCTATCGTAGGCTACCCTGCGTCTTACCCATCAACTTCCAAGGGAGTGAGCGTATTGGAGTTCCATACGAAGCGTCATGAAACCAAGATGGTAGCAATCAAAAGGACCAGCGAAGAAGACACCTCTTGCTTAAGATGCGGCTGCACGATGTGAGGTCACATATACATTGGTTCGAAAATATATTCGGCCCTATCTGTGGATGCGATGACATATCTCGCAATACCACGTGGGAAAGTCGTGCTATATAATGCACAGTCATCACAGTTCAgtaagagagaagagatgatgtCGGCGTGTAATAAGTACATGTCGTACGAGGAaatcgatgaagatgagaggCCCCTATGGTAAATTCTAGACCGGCCATAGAAGCTACTCGCTAACCTGTTTAGCCAGTAAGGCTTACAGTATATTTGTAAGTGCAGCTACACCTCGAAAGGCTACGTCCGCACTTGGTTTATCTCCGTGATCATCCACAGCTtgcatcagcatcatttccttgcCAAGGGATCGAAAATTGGCGGATAATGTGCCCATGGTACTACGACTGTATGACAATCCTACCAAAGCAATCATTGAGATGACCTCACCCCCTCCCATATGGCGCCCAACGCGCTTTGGCCCATCTTGGTAGCATTTCCTGCGAGGACCGGGGTGTTGACATCATCTTACCGGTAACACGATACGTTGACTAACCATATTAATGGCGCTTCCGGGTGATTAAGATGACTACTGCCCATAACTGGGTTGAGAGATATACCCATCTAACGTGGAAAATCACTAGggaaatttttttttcttagtTCAGGAACCATTggattgggagaagatgTCGCCACTTTTGCCCACggcttacggagtagtgtCGGAGCTTAACTAGTCATTTATTTGTTGGATGGACGGTAGGATCTGAGACAATCAATAGGCTAGCAGCAGCTGAAAACATGACCAACACGACTCCGTTCTCCGATGGTGTACGACGGAGGAAAAGCGAGCACGCAATCTGCAAGTCGATGGAAGTCAATGACTGACATGATCACTCGGGTGGATCTGTGTCCTGATCCTGACGGTCGGAACATAGCGGATCGACAGAGATATGGGATAGGATTGTACTCGGAGACGGCTTGCCGAAGGTTAAGTGAAAGGGTTTGTTACGCTCTcctatattattatttttttccccctcgaTTTGTTTTCACACTTCCATGAGAGAccgcaaaaaaaaaaaaaaaaaaaggattaGGGTTGAGCGATGACCGGATTGGGACAAAGTTGCCACTAGACTAAATTAAGCGTGTCGGTCACGGGCCGCTTTTCTAGCCGCGCAGCCAATCATCGGCCAGGATTTAGGGCTTCATCCAGCCCTAGTTGGTATAGAGAACAAGTCTCGAACGATCACGAATGCGCTTCCTCCGATAACGCCATTTGCCAAGCAGGTCCGGCGTATGAGAATTCAACCTACCAGATGGACCCGCTGCAATTGCTTGCACGCAACTTGGCTACAGTTAAGCATTGTTGTCTTGCTGTTTCCATGTAAAAGTGGGACGGGTGTTGTCAATGTTACATTTAGCACCGCTTCCGGATCCGGTTGAGGTTTCGGTGGCTTATTGAAAACTCGATCACGTCATTTGGCCTAGTCGATGAGGGCAACGGAATTGATTTTATCTATAACTGAAGTGGCTCGCTGGTGGACATGATGGGTGTGTGGTTCAGCTCGTCCTCTCCGCAAAAACCGTGGCCTGAAAGCCCTCAACGTGTGTTGAAGGTCAGTCGAATCCAGTAACAAGGATCGACGCCATCCAGTATCAATGGTGCTGTCCGCCGTCTCTCGAAAGTTCTCGAGGGCAACGGAGGATCCCTTGGATACTCCCTCACCAGTGACGGACAACGACAGCGATCGGATATCCAATGTGGACAAGAAGTTGGCGTCGGTGGACGAGCGATCGTccagcgatgaggaacaCGTGAAGAAGCCCAGCGAGACATATGCTATAGAGCAGGAGACCGAAGAGGATCCAGAGATCGCAGCGCTACCCCGTGAAGTCCGGCAGCTGGTCAGTCTCACCGATGACCCGACCTTACCCACGATTACCTTCCGATATTTCCTCCTGTCGATCATTTTTATCGTTCCCGGGGCTTTTCTGTCTCAGATGAGCCACTTCCGTACAACTCAGGCGCCGTATTCGATCTTTTTTGTCCAGATCGCAACCCACTACGTCGGAAACTTCTTTGCACGCGTGTTTCCAGCCTGGGAGATCCGTGTCCCATTCACAAAATGGTCATTCAACCTCAACCCAGCGCCCTGGAGTGCCAAAGAACATGTGCTGGTTACGTTAACCGCTGCGTCTGGTGCTACGTACAACCTGGGCTATACCCCCATTGCACTTGCAGAGCTCTTCTACGGGGAAAAACTTAATCCGGCAGTTgcaatcttcttcatgttcgCCATTGTTTGGGTTGGGTACGCATTTGCAGCCATCGCGCGCCAGCTACTTCTGTATGATCCCACATACGTCTGGCCACAGGCCCTCATGCAGACCACCCTTTTCGAGACATTCCGGAAGCAAGATGTTTCGTCGCCCCTTGCCCGGCGTCAGCTCaagatcttctttctgtctctgGTGGGAATGACCTTATGGCAATTCCTCCCCGAGTACGTGTTTCCTTTCACGTCTTCCCTGGCGTTTCTTTGCTGGGTGGCTCCCCACAACCCTGTAGCCAACTTTATTGGCTCCGGTTTAGGGGGAATGGGCTTTCTCAATTTAACCTTCGATTGGTCGAATATCAACTGGAATGGCTCATCGATTCTGCTCACACCCTGGTGGACACAGGTcattctgttcctggcgTATGTCGTGAGCTGTTGGGTCCTCCTGCCGGCCGCCAAGTGGGGGAATTTGGGCTCATACAAGCACGGCCTGATGTCGAACTCGCTATTCATGGCAAACGGCACCAAGTATCCGGTTCTAGACGTTTTGACCCCGGACTTTCGCTTGAATCAAACCGCTTACGAAGAACACGGTCTCATGTACATGGGGCTCCACAATGCCTGGGCTACATTCTTCGACTATGCCAAGGTGACCGCAGCAGTTACCTGGATCGCTACATTCGGGTTCTACCAGGTCAAATcgaacctgaagaaggccaTTGCTTCCCGTCGGAAGTcggaaaaggccaagggcCAAAATATCAACTATCAGTATCACGATCGTCTAAATGTGCTCCAGAGGCAATACAAGGAGGTGCCCCTGTGGTGGTACGTAGCCCTCTTCATGGCTGGGTTTATCATCCTCCTTGTGGCCACCGCATGTGGATACCTTTGGATCCCAGTCTGGACGTTGTTCGTTGGCCTGGCCACGGCCGGTGTTTTCGTCCTCCCCTTCGGTTGGCTGTACGCAATCTCCAACTATCAGCTCGCGGTGGGAACATTCAACGAGATGCTGTACGGGTACATGGTCCACACGAAAGCAGGCGCGTCTCACCGTCACCCCTGTGGACCGTCCACCTACGGAGCGATCGCTGGCGACGCTTGGTATCGAGCTCAGTACATGCTTCAAGATCAAAAGATCGGACATTATATGCACATTCCACCGCGAACGGTCTTTTTCTCTCAGATCTTTGGAACTGTTCTCGGCATTCCAGTGAATTACGGCGTGATTCGCTGGGTCTTGAACACGAAGggcaacatcctcaagggTGTTGAGAAGGACCCGCTAAACCAGTGGACAGGTCAATCAATCATAGGTTCTAACACTCTCGGAGTGCAATACGCTGTCATTGGACCTCAGAAAATGTTCGAAAACCCCGAACTGAGGATTCTCCCTTACTCTTTCCTCGTGGGAGCCGTCATCCCCCCAatactgtacatactccACCGCTGCTTCCCACGATTGCGGGTTGACTTGTGGAACGTCAcaatctttttctctggtcTGTCGGTCTTCTACGGGAATATCAGCACAGGCTATACTTCGGCCATCATCGGAGGATATGTGGTTATGTACTGGGCGTATCGGCGTCGGTTTGAGACCTGGAAACGGTACAGCTACATGGTTGCCGCCGCCTTCGATGCCGGCTTCAACTTGAACatgttgttgatcttcctgtTCTTTGGCTCCGGGAAACAAATCAAGATGCCCAATTGGTGGGGCAATAATGCGGACTCTGTTGAGCGTTGCTTCGCATTGTGAATAAAGCCAAGTAGCATTACTTATACTTTTTGTGTATAAAGCATATCTGTGTACATAGCTCTCATCTCTATAATGAACTACCCATCTACTCTCTTAGTGTATTTGTTCTGGAGCAGTCACAGTTCATCTTGTATGTCCATAATCCTATTGCACTTAGTACCTTGTTGAGTCTTTGAATCCGGTTGTTTGGTATCTAGCCATCTGTAACTGTGAGACAGATGCTTACAATGTTGTGGCGGACTTTCCACTAGGTTATTTAATTGTACTCTTGCAAACATGGCTGTTGTTTGTGAAATCAAATTCGGATTCTAATGAATACAGACTTGGTGGTGTCTTCAACCGGACAAAAGCAGCATACGGGTTCATTCTTTCAGCACCTTCAATCTCGCTACATATAGAGCTACATCTAATAGACCTGTCATGCCGTGACAGCGCTAACATATCTATTCAAGCACCTCGTTGGGTAAGTACAACGCCATCGAATCCTCCCAGATACTGTCGGTCAAAATAGTCTTATTCGAGCCGTCTGCGTTCATGACGAAAATTTGACCGTACGGCTGGAAGGTGTTGTCATAGATGGCGGCTTCATCCCGGAAGCCATACATACCACTTGCATACAGAATGCGGCCATCCGCGGTCCATGTCGCATGGGCATCGTTGGCTCCGCTAGACGTGAGCACCTTCAGGTCTGACCCATCCGGACGTATAGTGCACACGTCAAAGTTGGTGTAGCTCGTTCGGCGAGTGAAGACGATCCGCTGCCCATCAGGCGAGTAGAAGGGAAGGTTGTCCCGGGTGGTAGTCAAAACGCGAACACTCTTATCGGTCAAATCCATGATGCGAAGGCCAAACTCAGTACCCCATACACGATAGACCAAGTACCTCCCATCCAACGAATAGCTGGGGAATCCCGCATTGATCGTACCGTTGGTGAGAATCTCATGATATGACCCGTCTGCTTTGGCCCTCGCAATGTATCCCTTACCAGTCGCGCGGGACTGGAACCAAGCTCCGATGCCAAAGGCAATCCATTCCCCATCGGGTGACCAAGAGGGCTGGAATGCGCCGGCGAGGCCCTGGCCGACCTCACTGGAGCTGATGTTGCTTTGGGTCAATGGGTCGAAGACGAGCTTTTGGTCCAATCCGTCTGGTCTCATTGTGACAATGCTAGAGTTACCCAGTTGCTTCTGCGTGATAGCCAGTCGACCTTGTTGTGATAGATCCGGGAACACGTCGGTAAACCGATATTCCCACTCGGGATCCCAGCTGTAgagtttcttctccatcggaCGCGCCTCGAACTCCGACTTCTCATAGACAACGGACTTGCCATCCGGCGACCACGACGGCGAGCGCATCGTGCCATTAATTACAGTGCCAGTTGAGCTCTCAGCGGTGTAGTGAATGCCTTCGCTCGATCCGCCCTTGATCAGATAGCCAATATTGTCTGCCGTTACGTATTGTGGCGAGACCTTCACCCCCGTTCCATTTGTATGCTGTATCCGATCCAGTCCAGTGGCGAAGTCGACAGATACAATCTGCGACGTGGCACTGGCGACCGATTCGGGCCGGTGTGCATCCCATGTGTTTTCCGTCGTGATCTCGTAGAAGATGATCCGCGAGCCATCTGGCGACCATCTGGGAGACCCAAGACTCCATCCCTCCCTGGATGCGATTTTCCGAAAGTCCGTTCCATCTG
This window of the Aspergillus oryzae RIB40 DNA, chromosome 8 genome carries:
- a CDS encoding OPT family oligopeptide transporter (sexual differentiation process protein ISP4), with the protein product MVLSAVSRKFSRATEDPLDTPSPVTDNDSDRISNVDKKLASVDERSSSDEEHVKKPSETYAIEQETEEDPEIAALPREVRQLVSLTDDPTLPTITFRYFLLSIIFIVPGAFLSQMSHFRTTQAPYSIFFVQIATHYVGNFFARVFPAWEIRVPFTKWSFNLNPAPWSAKEHVLVTLTAASGATYNLGYTPIALAELFYGEKLNPAVAIFFMFAIVWVGYAFAAIARQLLLYDPTYVWPQALMQTTLFETFRKQDVSSPLARRQLKIFFLSLVGMTLWQFLPEYVFPFTSSLAFLCWVAPHNPVANFIGSGLGGMGFLNLTFDWSNINWNGSSILLTPWWTQVILFLAYVVSCWVLLPAAKWGNLGSYKHGLMSNSLFMANGTKYPVLDVLTPDFRLNQTAYEEHGLMYMGLHNAWATFFDYAKVTAAVTWIATFGFYQVKSNLKKAIASRRKSEKAKGQNINYQYHDRLNVLQRQYKEVPLWWYVALFMAGFIILLVATACGYLWIPVWTLFVGLATAGVFVLPFGWLYAISNYQLAVGTFNEMLYGYMVHTKAGASHRHPCGPSTYGAIAGDAWYRAQYMLQDQKIGHYMHIPPRTVFFSQIFGTVLGIPVNYGVIRWVLNTKGNILKGVEKDPLNQWTGQSIIGSNTLGVQYAVIGPQKMFENPELRILPYSFLVGAVIPPILYILHRCFPRLRVDLWNVTIFFSGLSVFYGNISTGYTSAIIGGYVVMYWAYRRRFETWKRYSYMVAAAFDAGFNLNMLLIFLFFGSGKQIKMPNWWGNNADSVERCFAL
- a CDS encoding TolB family protein (predicted protein) — translated: MRWLISTIWALAVGSSFATARKAMHFAMEQNLDMLPRTHSARGLPAPGKKGVMLMNRIGPSSSELYVANIDGSNERKLLGNNSRFDYHASFSPDGQWITFTSERNGDGNSDLYRCRADGSGLEKLVATSSVEDAGVLSPDASKVAWVSTANGYTTNVWVMDLKTGEQRNLTSLEGVKGDPTKPNGYFRPSWSPDGEWIAFSSDRNTEWRGHGNGTGWEHTQELSVYVIRPDGTDFRKIASREGWSLGSPRWSPDGSRIIFYEITTENTWDAHRPESVASATSQIVSVDFATGLDRIQHTNGTGVKVSPQYVTADNIGYLIKGGSSEGIHYTAESSTGTVINGTMRSPSWSPDGKSVVYEKSEFEARPMEKKLYSWDPEWEYRFTDVFPDLSQQGRLAITQKQLGNSSIVTMRPDGLDQKLVFDPLTQSNISSSEVGQGLAGAFQPSWSPDGEWIAFGIGAWFQSRATGKGYIARAKADGSYHEILTNGTINAGFPSYSLDGRYLVYRVWGTEFGLRIMDLTDKSVRVLTTTRDNLPFYSPDGQRIVFTRRTSYTNFDVCTIRPDGSDLKVLTSSGANDAHATWTADGRILYASGMYGFRDEAAIYDNTFQPYGQIFVMNADGSNKTILTDSIWEDSMALYLPNEVLE